From the genome of Thiobacter sp. AK1, one region includes:
- the rpmH gene encoding 50S ribosomal protein L34, with product MKRTYQPSVVRRKRTHGFLVRMRTKGGRAVINARRAKGRKRLAV from the coding sequence ATGAAACGCACCTACCAGCCCTCCGTTGTTCGCCGCAAGCGTACCCATGGTTTTCTGGTCCGGATGCGGACCAAAGGTGGCCGCGCCGTCATCAACGCCCGCCGTGCCAAGGGCCGGAAGCGTCTCGCGGTGTGA